The following proteins come from a genomic window of Lolium rigidum isolate FL_2022 chromosome 5, APGP_CSIRO_Lrig_0.1, whole genome shotgun sequence:
- the LOC124657655 gene encoding putative ripening-related protein 7, whose translation MANSTKVAVLLVLLQVSCAVSRPHISPGKSLLVNTPAVMTVNGFQEGEGSGPAACDGQYHSDEEFIVSLSSEWFDGGARCGKLIRIQDSANLHITAKVVDECGDCDNEVGASAQIWRNFNLDPSVGEAKISFSDVVE comes from the coding sequence ATGGCCAACTCCACCAAGGTCGCGGTACTCCTTGTTTTACTGCAGGTGTCGTGCGCCGTTTCCCGGCCCCACATTTCTCCAGGGAAGTCGTTGCTCGTCAACACGCCGGCGGTGATGACGGTGAACGGCTTCCAGGAAGGAGAGGGAAGCGGGCCGGCGGCGTGCGACGGCCAGTACCACAGCGACGAAGAGTTCATCGTGTCCCTGTCGTCTGAGTGGTTCGACGGCGGGGCACGGTGCGGCAAGCTGATCCGCATCCAGGACTCTGCCAACCTTCACATCACTGCCAAGGTCGTGGACGAGTGTGGCGACTGCGACAACGAGGTGGGCGCGTCCGCACAGATCTGGCGTAACTTCAATCTTGACCCCAGCGTCGGCGAGGCCAAGATCAGCTTCTCGGACGTCGTCGAATGA
- the LOC124657656 gene encoding putative ripening-related protein 7, translated as MANTTKVALGLGIILVFLQVLCAVSRPHISPGKSLLVNTPAVMTLNGFQQGEGGGGPAACDGQYHSDEDFIVSLSSEWFDGGARCGKQIRIEDSSNMGIVAMVVDECRDCDNEVGASAHIWRNFRLDPSLGEVSIRFSDFN; from the coding sequence ATGGCCAACACCACCAAGGTCGCCCTAGGTTTGGGCATAATCCTTGTTTTTCTGCAGGTTTTGTGCGCCGTTTCCCGGCCCCACATTTCTCCAGGGAAGTCGTTGCTCGTCAACACCCCGGCGGTGATGACGCTGAACGGCTTCCAGCAAGGTGAGGGGGGCGGCGGGCCGGCGGCGTGCGACGGCCAGTACCACAGCGACGAAGACTTCATCGTGTCCCTGTCCTCTGAGTGGTTCGACGGCGGGGCACGGTGCGGCAAGCAGATCCGCATCGAAGACTCCTCCAACATGGGCATTGTAGCCATGGTCGTGGACGAGTGCCGCGACTGTGACAACGAGGTGGGCGCGTCCGCACACATCTGGCGCAACTTCCGGCTTGACCCCAGCCTCGGCGAGGTGAGCATCAGGTTCTCAGACTTCAACTGA